In Tistrella bauzanensis, the following are encoded in one genomic region:
- a CDS encoding alpha/beta fold hydrolase: MSHEAALPAPESRLVTVDGFALQVRIEGRDTPGRPVLLVIGSALYYARSFPTTLRQKMQLVFVDHRGFAPGNHCTDPAAYALDRLLGDVEAVRLRLGLGQVAVFGHSGHGFLALEYAKAYPDAVTHVVMACLSPDYSVAAHEAGERHFAETACPDRKALLAANLARLPAAIADDPSRAFITYCLLTGPKAWFDPTFDAARLWAGVETNMAMFDHVWGTVFRDIDITRGLDRLAVPVLLMLGRHDYLVPPAWLWEAVRDRFADLTIRVFEHSAHAPFFEEPDQFDVELVGWLDAHPSLRSD; the protein is encoded by the coding sequence ATGTCTCACGAAGCTGCCCTGCCCGCCCCCGAAAGCCGTCTGGTGACGGTCGATGGTTTCGCCCTTCAGGTGCGTATCGAAGGCCGCGACACGCCCGGCCGGCCGGTGCTGCTGGTGATCGGCTCGGCCCTGTATTATGCCCGCAGTTTTCCGACCACCCTGCGGCAGAAGATGCAGTTGGTGTTCGTCGACCATCGCGGCTTCGCGCCGGGCAACCACTGCACCGATCCGGCCGCCTATGCGCTGGACAGGCTGCTGGGGGATGTCGAGGCTGTTCGCCTGCGTCTGGGCCTGGGGCAGGTGGCGGTGTTCGGCCATTCGGGCCACGGATTTCTGGCGCTGGAATACGCCAAGGCCTATCCCGATGCCGTCACCCATGTGGTGATGGCCTGTCTCAGCCCCGATTATTCCGTGGCGGCGCATGAGGCAGGCGAACGCCATTTCGCCGAAACCGCCTGCCCCGACCGCAAGGCGTTGCTGGCGGCCAATCTGGCGCGGCTGCCGGCGGCGATCGCCGATGATCCGTCGCGCGCCTTCATCACCTATTGCCTGCTGACCGGCCCCAAGGCGTGGTTCGATCCGACCTTCGATGCCGCCCGGCTGTGGGCCGGGGTGGAGACCAACATGGCGATGTTCGACCATGTCTGGGGCACGGTGTTCCGCGACATCGACATCACCCGCGGGCTGGACCGGCTGGCGGTGCCGGTGCTGCTGATGCTGGGCCGGCACGACTATCTGGTGCCCCCGGCCTGGCTGTGGGAAGCGGTGCGCGACCGCTTCGCCGATCTCACCATCCGCGTCTTCGAACACAGCGCCCATGCGCCCTTCTTCGAAGAGCCCGACCAGTTCGATGTCGAACTGGTCGGCTGGCTGGACGCACACCCCTCGCTGCGGTCCGATTGA